A region of Nostoc sp. 'Peltigera membranacea cyanobiont' N6 DNA encodes the following proteins:
- a CDS encoding HlyD family efflux transporter periplasmic adaptor subunit, with translation MVQNWKLEDLKSSPNLLRSPITLAIITSLLVGGASVYTVLKFQATANEKPVAPVAVQPAIKTVTALGRLEPNGEVIKLSATSSTEGSLLQKLLVREGDRVKGGQVIAIMDSRDRLQASLVEAQKQVQVAKSNVDKVKAGAKQGEIGAKQAAVSRLQVELEGNIKTQQATIDRLEADLQGQRQSLQATVDRVAAEKRNAQVDVQRYDALYKAGAISSQEADQKRLSAETSTQQVIENQANKTRTVATLEQQIKEAKANRNQTLASLQQQINEAKANLNQTAEVRPTDIANAQAQVDSAQATVEKIRAQVDQAYIRAPEAGQILKINTRAGETVSNDGIVELGRTDQMYAVAEVYQSDINKVRSGQQVKVLSDSLPGELQGTVDWMGMQVQRQNLVNSDPSSNIDARVVEVHIRLDKASSAKAAKFTNLQVKAVIEL, from the coding sequence ATGGTGCAGAACTGGAAATTAGAAGATTTAAAGTCTTCCCCAAATCTTTTGCGATCGCCGATTACACTAGCGATAATTACATCTTTGCTCGTAGGTGGAGCTAGTGTTTATACGGTGCTAAAGTTTCAGGCTACAGCGAATGAAAAGCCAGTAGCACCCGTAGCTGTTCAACCAGCGATCAAAACAGTCACAGCATTAGGACGCTTAGAACCAAACGGAGAAGTCATAAAACTGTCTGCAACTTCTTCCACCGAGGGAAGTCTGCTTCAGAAACTATTAGTGAGAGAAGGCGATCGCGTCAAGGGTGGACAGGTAATTGCCATTATGGATAGTCGCGATCGCTTGCAAGCAAGTTTAGTTGAAGCCCAAAAACAAGTCCAAGTTGCCAAATCCAACGTTGATAAGGTAAAAGCCGGAGCTAAACAGGGAGAAATTGGTGCAAAGCAAGCTGCTGTCAGCCGTTTGCAAGTCGAACTTGAGGGAAACATCAAAACTCAGCAAGCCACAATCGATCGCCTAGAAGCAGACTTGCAAGGACAAAGACAAAGCTTACAAGCAACAGTAGATCGCGTCGCAGCCGAAAAGCGGAACGCTCAAGTAGATGTGCAACGCTATGACGCTTTATACAAAGCAGGGGCAATTTCTAGTCAAGAAGCCGATCAAAAACGCTTGAGTGCAGAAACTTCTACTCAGCAGGTAATTGAAAACCAAGCCAACAAAACAAGAACTGTCGCTACTTTAGAACAGCAGATTAAAGAAGCCAAAGCTAACCGCAACCAAACTCTCGCCAGCTTGCAACAGCAAATTAACGAAGCCAAAGCCAACTTGAACCAAACGGCAGAAGTCCGTCCGACAGATATTGCTAACGCCCAAGCACAGGTAGACAGCGCTCAAGCGACGGTGGAAAAAATTAGAGCGCAAGTCGATCAAGCATACATCCGCGCCCCCGAAGCCGGACAAATTTTGAAGATTAATACACGAGCCGGAGAAACTGTTTCTAATGACGGGATTGTAGAACTAGGTCGAACCGATCAGATGTATGCAGTGGCAGAAGTTTACCAAAGTGATATTAACAAAGTGCGATCGGGGCAACAGGTAAAGGTACTTAGCGATTCCCTTCCCGGAGAATTACAGGGAACCGTCGATTGGATGGGGATGCAGGTACAGCGACAAAATCTGGTCAACAGCGATCCCTCTAGCAATATTGATGCCAGAGTAGTGGAAGTTCATATCCGACTAGATAAAGCATCTAGCGCCAAAGCTGCCAAGTTTACCAATTTGCAAGTAAAGGCGGTAATAGAACTATGA
- a CDS encoding YifB family Mg chelatase-like AAA ATPase — translation MLARVWSASIVGIDAVKVGVEVDVSGGLPGIVVLGLPDSAIQESRERVKATLKNAGFAFPMRKIVINLTPADLRKEGPCFDLPISVGILAASEQVSADLLGDYLFLGEVSLDGSLRPVAGVLPIAAAAQKMGIAGLVIPADNAQEAAVVQGLAVYGCKHLSDVVDLLNNPGRYKPVQMDTIVDTTTVSYPSPDLHDVKGQAHARRALEIAAAGGHNLIFVGPPGSGKTMLARRLPGILPPLSFAESLEVTRIHSVAGLLKNRGSLVRDRPFRSPHHSASGPSLVGGGSFPRPGEISLSHNGILFLDELTEFKRDVLEFLRQPLEDGYVTISRTKLSVTFPAQFTLVASTNPCPCGYYGDTIQQCTCSPRQREQYWAKLSGPLMDRIDLQVAVNRLKPEEITQQPTGETSISVLQRVKQASDRAITRFQGEANLRCNAQMQSRHLQKWCKLDDASRNLLEVAIRKLGLSARASDRILKVARTIADLAGDDELKTSHVAEAIQYRTIDRMQ, via the coding sequence ATGCTTGCTAGAGTCTGGAGTGCATCAATTGTGGGCATCGATGCCGTCAAAGTAGGCGTGGAAGTCGATGTGTCGGGGGGATTGCCGGGAATTGTTGTCTTGGGACTACCAGATTCAGCGATTCAAGAATCAAGAGAAAGAGTTAAAGCAACACTGAAAAATGCAGGTTTCGCTTTTCCCATGCGGAAAATTGTGATCAATTTAACTCCGGCAGATTTACGCAAAGAAGGCCCCTGTTTCGATTTGCCTATTAGCGTCGGAATTTTGGCGGCTTCTGAGCAAGTTAGCGCTGATTTGTTGGGGGATTATCTATTCTTAGGTGAAGTGTCTCTAGATGGCAGCTTGCGTCCGGTGGCTGGTGTTTTACCGATCGCAGCCGCAGCCCAAAAAATGGGAATCGCAGGTTTAGTTATCCCTGCTGATAATGCCCAAGAAGCCGCAGTGGTTCAAGGTTTGGCTGTTTATGGCTGCAAACATCTGTCTGATGTGGTGGATCTTTTAAATAATCCAGGGCGTTACAAACCTGTGCAAATGGATACTATAGTGGACACAACAACAGTATCTTACCCTAGTCCAGATTTGCATGATGTGAAAGGACAAGCTCATGCGCGTCGGGCTTTAGAAATTGCTGCTGCTGGTGGACACAATTTAATTTTTGTCGGGCCACCTGGTAGTGGAAAAACCATGTTAGCAAGGCGCTTACCAGGAATTTTACCGCCTCTGAGTTTTGCCGAATCTTTAGAAGTGACTCGCATCCATTCGGTGGCTGGTTTATTGAAAAATCGCGGTTCGTTGGTACGCGATCGCCCTTTTCGCAGTCCCCACCACTCGGCATCTGGGCCTTCTCTCGTTGGTGGCGGTAGTTTCCCTCGTCCTGGCGAAATCTCATTATCCCACAATGGGATCTTATTTTTGGATGAATTAACAGAATTTAAACGTGATGTTTTAGAATTTCTGCGTCAGCCTTTAGAAGATGGCTACGTGACAATTTCCCGCACTAAACTATCAGTAACATTTCCCGCGCAGTTTACTTTGGTGGCGAGTACCAATCCCTGCCCTTGCGGTTACTATGGCGATACCATCCAACAATGTACTTGTTCTCCCCGCCAACGCGAGCAATATTGGGCAAAACTTTCTGGGCCGTTGATGGATCGGATTGATTTACAAGTTGCGGTAAATCGCTTGAAACCAGAAGAAATTACCCAACAACCTACGGGAGAAACATCAATATCAGTCCTACAACGAGTTAAACAAGCAAGCGATCGCGCCATTACCCGCTTTCAAGGTGAAGCAAATCTGCGTTGCAATGCCCAAATGCAAAGTCGTCATCTCCAGAAATGGTGCAAGCTAGATGATGCTAGTCGCAATTTATTAGAAGTAGCCATTAGAAAATTAGGTTTATCAGCAAGAGCTAGCGATCGCATTCTCAAAGTAGCACGAACTATTGCAGATTTAGCGGGAGATGATGAGCTAAAAACTAGTCATGTGGCGGAAGCAATTCAGTATCGGACAATCGACAGAATGCAGTAA
- the devC gene encoding ABC transporter permease DevC, with translation MIGFIQQLRQRTPLGWLQLSHEKSRLLVALGGIAFADVLMFMQLGFQNALFESNTKLPNSIQADILLISPQGRNVLNISTFTRRRLYQAMDVQGVKSAEPMYINFIDWKNPKTRQKTSVLVIGVNPEKQALNLPDVNRQIDIVKLPDTILFDRASRGDYKEAIAQVEQGKPVTTEIDRRTVTISGLFSIGASFGADGNLITSDQNFLRLFPGRQASSVSIGLLKLQPGYDVKQVKAALESHLGNDVKVLTKAEFIEFETDYWKKNTAIGFIFSLGVAMGFMVGVILVYQVLSTDVNSHIKEYATFKAMGYNNLYLLGVVFEEAIILAVLGFIPGAIAPLGLYHLTRNATNLPVYMTVARAATVLMLTMIMCIISGAIATRKLQSADPADMF, from the coding sequence ATGATTGGATTTATTCAACAACTGCGCCAGCGAACCCCTCTAGGATGGTTGCAACTGAGTCATGAAAAAAGCCGTCTCTTGGTAGCATTGGGAGGCATTGCTTTCGCTGATGTTCTCATGTTTATGCAGCTAGGATTTCAGAATGCCTTGTTTGAAAGTAATACTAAGCTTCCTAATAGTATACAAGCTGACATTCTTCTAATTAGTCCTCAAGGACGTAACGTGTTAAATATATCCACCTTTACGCGGCGGCGGCTATATCAGGCAATGGATGTACAGGGGGTGAAATCAGCTGAACCCATGTATATCAACTTTATCGATTGGAAGAATCCGAAAACACGCCAAAAGACATCTGTCCTAGTTATTGGGGTCAATCCTGAAAAGCAAGCGTTAAATTTACCGGATGTAAACAGACAGATAGATATTGTAAAGCTGCCAGATACCATTCTCTTCGATCGCGCTTCCAGAGGAGATTATAAAGAAGCGATCGCTCAAGTTGAACAAGGAAAACCTGTTACGACTGAAATTGATCGGCGAACAGTTACCATTAGTGGCTTATTTTCAATCGGGGCTTCCTTTGGGGCTGATGGGAACCTAATTACCAGCGACCAGAACTTCTTGCGGCTATTTCCCGGACGACAAGCTAGTAGTGTCAGTATTGGTTTACTTAAACTACAACCAGGCTATGATGTTAAACAGGTGAAAGCAGCTTTAGAATCTCATCTGGGTAACGATGTTAAAGTCTTGACCAAAGCCGAATTTATCGAATTTGAAACAGATTATTGGAAAAAAAATACAGCCATCGGGTTTATCTTCAGCCTGGGTGTAGCAATGGGGTTTATGGTAGGCGTGATTCTCGTCTATCAGGTTCTTTCTACAGATGTGAATTCTCATATCAAAGAATACGCCACCTTCAAAGCAATGGGATATAACAATCTCTACTTATTGGGTGTGGTGTTTGAAGAGGCGATAATTTTGGCAGTCTTGGGCTTTATTCCTGGAGCGATCGCACCTTTAGGACTTTATCATTTAACTCGTAATGCCACCAATTTGCCAGTTTACATGACCGTAGCACGAGCCGCCACGGTGCTAATGCTCACCATGATCATGTGTATTATTTCTGGTGCGATCGCCACTCGGAAATTACAGTCTGCTGACCCCGCAGATATGTTTTAG
- a CDS encoding YihY/virulence factor BrkB family protein, producing the protein MNWQAIWKLFQETFKEWSDDKASRLAAALAYYTIFSIAPLLIIVIAIAGAVFGEEAARGQIVGQIQGLVGIEGAKFLESAIQNANQPKTGAIASIISIVVLLVGATGLFTELQDAMNTIWEVKPKPGRGVTNIIRLRVLSFAMVIGIGFLLLVSLVISTALTTLVTYFSNLLPGVDFLWQLVNFVLSFAITTVLFGLIFKVLPDVKIAWSDVLVGASLTSVLFSIGRFLLGQYLGNGSFGSAYGAAGSLVVILAWVNYAAQILFFGAEFTQVYARRYGNGITPTKHAIPLSDKTEYNGKAPTRQSSSNKKSSSNLINRLFKSFKKPKRLKQKRRNPRL; encoded by the coding sequence ATGAATTGGCAGGCGATTTGGAAGTTGTTTCAAGAGACGTTCAAAGAATGGAGTGATGATAAAGCTTCACGGTTAGCGGCGGCGTTAGCTTATTACACGATTTTTTCGATTGCACCGTTGTTAATTATTGTAATTGCGATCGCCGGGGCAGTATTTGGAGAAGAGGCCGCAAGGGGTCAAATTGTTGGACAAATTCAAGGTTTAGTGGGGATAGAAGGTGCAAAGTTTCTCGAATCAGCCATTCAGAATGCTAACCAACCAAAGACAGGAGCGATCGCTTCTATCATTAGTATCGTAGTTCTGCTAGTGGGTGCTACTGGTTTATTTACCGAGTTGCAAGATGCCATGAACACGATTTGGGAAGTTAAACCCAAACCCGGACGCGGCGTAACTAACATCATTCGTCTACGCGTTTTGTCCTTTGCAATGGTCATAGGTATTGGCTTTTTACTATTAGTTTCCCTAGTAATTAGTACAGCATTGACAACATTAGTAACATACTTTAGCAACTTGTTACCAGGTGTCGATTTTCTCTGGCAACTTGTCAATTTTGTTCTCTCTTTTGCTATAACTACAGTCCTATTCGGACTAATTTTTAAAGTTTTACCAGATGTTAAAATTGCTTGGAGTGATGTTTTAGTTGGAGCTTCTCTCACCTCAGTTTTGTTCTCAATTGGGAGGTTTTTATTAGGACAATATTTAGGTAATGGAAGTTTTGGATCGGCTTATGGTGCTGCTGGTTCGCTGGTGGTAATTTTGGCTTGGGTTAACTATGCCGCACAGATTCTTTTTTTCGGGGCTGAATTTACCCAAGTTTATGCCAGAAGGTATGGAAACGGCATAACACCAACGAAACATGCCATCCCTTTATCTGATAAAACGGAATATAATGGCAAGGCTCCAACGAGGCAATCATCTAGTAATAAAAAATCATCTTCTAACTTGATTAATCGCTTATTCAAGTCTTTTAAGAAGCCCAAGCGCTTAAAACAGAAAAGAAGAAATCCGCGACTCTAA
- a CDS encoding DevA family ABC transporter ATP-binding protein: MTSQPVISVKNLDHYFGHGQLRKQVLFDINLDINAGEIIIMTGPSGSGKTTLLTLSGGLRSAQSGSLQISGQELCGASTAQLTQVRRNNGYIFQAHNLHGSLTALQNVRMGLEVHNNISPTEMKIRAAQMLEEVGLGERLNYYPDDLSGGQKQRVAIARALVGRPKIVLADEPTAALDSKSGRDVVNLMQKLAKEQDCTILLVTHDNRILDIADRIVYMEDGKLVNDRAVVTAG, encoded by the coding sequence ATGACTAGTCAACCTGTTATCTCTGTTAAAAATCTCGACCATTATTTTGGTCATGGTCAACTTCGCAAGCAAGTTCTTTTTGATATCAACCTGGATATTAATGCTGGCGAAATTATTATTATGACTGGGCCTTCTGGTTCTGGAAAAACTACACTTCTCACCTTATCAGGTGGGTTGCGTTCTGCTCAATCTGGTAGTTTGCAGATATCGGGACAAGAACTTTGTGGTGCAAGTACAGCACAACTTACCCAAGTGCGACGCAATAACGGTTATATTTTCCAAGCGCACAACTTGCACGGTAGCCTGACAGCACTCCAGAACGTCAGAATGGGCTTGGAAGTGCATAATAATATTTCACCGACAGAAATGAAAATCCGAGCAGCCCAAATGTTAGAGGAGGTAGGATTAGGAGAACGCCTGAATTACTATCCTGATGATTTATCTGGGGGACAAAAACAAAGAGTTGCGATCGCCCGTGCGTTGGTTGGTCGTCCTAAAATTGTCTTAGCAGATGAACCCACCGCCGCCCTTGACAGTAAATCTGGACGAGATGTGGTTAACCTCATGCAAAAACTTGCTAAAGAACAGGATTGCACCATTCTCTTAGTGACTCATGACAACCGCATTCTAGATATTGCCGATCGCATAGTCTATATGGAAGATGGCAAGTTAGTAAACGATCGTGCCGTTGTTACAGCCGGTTAG
- a CDS encoding DUF421 domain-containing protein — MEKWFFIDWQAIFVPSISVFELIIRGSLVYLALFSVLRFLPSRQLGTLGITDLLVVVLFAEAAQNAMASNYTSITEGAILVGTVIFWSYLLNWLGYKIPQFQRFLNQPPLLLVKNGRMIQRHLQRELITDDELMSKLRQQGVEFLADVKFAYMEADGRISIITFESKTNSVPEQKVTLKSDLQ, encoded by the coding sequence ATGGAAAAATGGTTTTTTATCGATTGGCAGGCAATCTTTGTTCCTAGCATCAGTGTCTTTGAGTTGATTATTCGCGGTTCGCTGGTTTATTTAGCGCTGTTCTCAGTGTTACGTTTCCTTCCTAGCCGACAACTAGGAACATTAGGAATTACTGATTTACTCGTAGTTGTATTATTTGCTGAAGCTGCCCAAAACGCTATGGCAAGTAATTATACATCGATTACTGAAGGCGCTATCTTGGTAGGAACTGTGATTTTTTGGAGTTATTTGTTGAACTGGTTAGGCTACAAAATACCCCAGTTCCAACGTTTTCTGAATCAGCCACCGCTACTACTGGTAAAAAATGGTCGGATGATTCAGCGTCATTTGCAACGAGAATTAATTACAGACGATGAGTTGATGAGCAAGTTACGTCAGCAAGGTGTAGAATTTTTAGCCGATGTGAAGTTTGCATATATGGAAGCTGACGGTAGGATTAGCATCATCACCTTTGAGTCAAAAACTAATTCCGTCCCTGAGCAAAAAGTAACACTAAAAAGCGATCTACAGTAA
- the purB gene encoding adenylosuccinate lyase, giving the protein MIERYTLPEMANLWSEAYKLKTWLQVEIAVCEAQAELGYIPSQAVEEIKAKADFDPKRVLEIEAVVRHDVIAFLTNVNEYVGEAGRYIHLGLTSSDVLDTALALQLVASLDLLLQRLEDLIEVIRQKAREHRHTVMAGRSHGIHAEPITFGFKLAGWLAEVLRHQERLRILRQTIAVGKISGAVGTYANVEPRVEAIACQKLGLQPDTASTQVISRDRHADYVQQLALVAASIERFAVEIRNLQKTDVLEVEEFFAKGQKGSSAMPHKRNPIRSERLTGMARLVRSHAGAALENVALWHERDISHSSVERVILPDACTLTHFMLSEITDLVKNLLVYPENMERNLNCYGGVVFSQKVLLALIDKGSNREEAYAIVQESAHIAWNKPGGNFQDLISKDPRVTEKLSPTELEVCFDPQQHLQHLEEVYQRLGI; this is encoded by the coding sequence GTGATTGAGCGTTATACTTTGCCCGAAATGGCTAATCTATGGAGTGAAGCCTATAAACTAAAAACTTGGCTGCAAGTCGAGATTGCTGTTTGTGAGGCTCAAGCTGAACTGGGTTACATTCCATCTCAGGCGGTTGAGGAAATCAAGGCTAAGGCAGATTTTGACCCCAAGCGAGTGTTAGAAATTGAGGCTGTAGTCCGCCACGATGTCATCGCTTTCTTGACAAACGTCAATGAATATGTTGGTGAAGCCGGACGCTACATTCACCTGGGTTTAACTAGTTCGGATGTTTTGGATACAGCTTTAGCGCTGCAATTGGTTGCCAGCCTGGATCTATTATTACAGCGTTTGGAAGATTTGATTGAGGTAATTCGCCAAAAAGCACGGGAACATCGTCATACCGTGATGGCAGGCCGATCGCATGGTATTCACGCTGAACCAATTACTTTTGGTTTCAAGCTAGCTGGCTGGTTAGCAGAAGTGTTGCGACACCAAGAACGCTTGAGAATACTCCGCCAAACGATCGCGGTGGGTAAGATTTCTGGTGCAGTGGGAACTTATGCCAATGTTGAACCCCGTGTAGAAGCGATCGCTTGCCAGAAACTCGGACTCCAACCCGATACGGCATCAACACAAGTTATTTCCCGCGATCGCCACGCCGACTACGTGCAACAATTAGCTTTAGTAGCGGCATCCATTGAACGTTTTGCTGTAGAAATTCGCAATCTGCAAAAAACAGACGTTTTGGAAGTTGAAGAATTTTTCGCCAAAGGTCAAAAAGGCTCCTCAGCCATGCCACACAAGCGCAACCCCATCCGTTCGGAACGGCTGACGGGGATGGCACGACTGGTTAGAAGTCATGCCGGTGCAGCCTTGGAAAACGTTGCACTCTGGCATGAGAGGGATATTTCCCACAGTTCTGTAGAACGGGTAATTTTGCCAGATGCTTGTACTTTGACGCATTTTATGTTGTCAGAAATAACCGATTTGGTAAAAAACCTGTTGGTCTATCCTGAAAATATGGAACGAAATCTCAACTGTTACGGCGGCGTTGTCTTCAGTCAAAAAGTGCTACTTGCCTTAATAGACAAGGGAAGCAACCGCGAAGAAGCTTATGCGATCGTTCAAGAAAGCGCTCACATCGCTTGGAACAAACCAGGAGGGAATTTCCAGGACTTAATTAGCAAAGATCCTCGCGTTACTGAAAAGTTGTCCCCAACAGAACTAGAAGTCTGTTTCGATCCCCAACAGCATCTCCAGCATTTAGAAGAAGTTTACCAACGATTGGGAATTTAG